A single window of Rhodamnia argentea isolate NSW1041297 chromosome 5, ASM2092103v1, whole genome shotgun sequence DNA harbors:
- the LOC115753046 gene encoding cycloartenol-C-24-methyltransferase, which translates to MSKAGALDLATGLGGKIDKGEVLSAVDKYEKYHVCYGGEEEERKANYSDMVNKYYDLVTSFYEFGWGESFHFAHRWKGESLRESIKRHEHFLALQLGLKPGQKVLDVGCGVGGPLREIARFSSASVTGLNNNEYQITRGKELNRIAGVDKACSFIKADFMKMPFSDNTFDAVYAIEATCHAPDAYGCYKEIYRVLKPGQYFAAYEWCMTDSFDPNNKEHQKIKAEIEIGDGLPDIRLTGQCIEALKQAGFEVIWEKDFAAESPVPWYLPLDKTHFSLSSFRLTAIGRLITKNMVKALEYVGLAPKGSQRVQDFLEKAAEGLVEGGRKEIFTPMYFFLARKPQSGNQ; encoded by the exons ATGTCGAAAGCAGGAGCGCTGGATCTGGCGACGGGCCTCGGCGGGAAGATCGACAAGGGCGAAGTCCTGTCCGCCGTTGACAA GTATGAGAAGTATCATGTCTGCTATGGAGGTgaggaggaagaaaggaaagctaacTATAGTGACATG GTGAATAAATATTATGATCTTGTCACCAGCTTTTATGAGTTTGGCTGGGGAGAATCTTTCCATTTCGCCCACAG ATGGAAAGGGGAGTCTCTACGAGAGAGCATTAAGAGACATGAACACTTTCTTGCATTACAGCTAGGCTTAAAACCCGGACAGAAG GTGCTGGACGTAGGTTGTGGAGTTGGTGGACCGCTTAGGGAAATAGCTCGATTCAG CTCTGCGTCGGTTACAGGATTAAACAATAATGAGTACCAGATAACAAGGGGAAAG GAACTAAATCGCATTGCAGGCGTGGACAAGGCATGCAGCTTTATTAAG GCTGATTTTATGAAGATGCCATTTTCTGACAACACTTTCGATGCAGTTTATGCAATTGAAGCTACCTGCCATGCACCTGATGCT TATGGGTGTTACAAAGAGATTTACAGAGTACTAAAGCCCGGGCAGTATTTTGCTGCATATGAATGGTGTATGACTGATTCCTTTGATCCCAACAACAAAGAGCACCAAAAGATAAAG GCAGAAATTGAGATCGGAGATGGCCTTCCTGACATCAGGTTGACTGGGCAATGCATTGAAGCTCTAAAACAAGCGGGTTTTGAG gtcatatgggagaaagattTTGCCGCCGAGTCTCCTGTCCCTTGGTACCTGCCTTTGGATAAAACTCATTTCTCCTTGTCTAGCTTCCGCCTCACTGCTATTGGGCGTTTGATTACCAAAAACATG GTCAAGGCTCTAGAGTATGTGGGCCTAGCCCCTAAAGGAAGCCAAAGGGTTCAAGATTTTCTGGAAAAGGCTGCTGAGGGCTTAGTTGAAGGTGGAAG GAAAGAAATTTTTACGCCAATGTACTTCTTCTTGGCCCGGAAGCCCCAATCTGGGAATCAGTGA
- the LOC115753108 gene encoding beta-glucosidase 17-like produces the protein MRLKEGHPHGYLHAASPGVSASWCISLLMITATFLGGSCGGRGYPSVADGEDNEIINRASFPSDFVFGVGSSAYQSEGAADQQGRGLSIWDTFTKLYPEKISDHSSGLIADEFYYRFQEDIKLLKAMGWDFFRFSISWPRIAPHGKISKGVNEQGVAFYNNLIDNLLAEGIQRFVTLFHWDVPQALEDEYGGFLSLNIVEDYIGYVNFCFREYGDRVKHWTTINEPNYFTIFGYATGSYAPGRCSIYINNYTTGNSATEPYIVGHHLLLSHAAAVQLYRNKYQAAQNGKIGMVIASFWMTPKYSTNISRKAASRALDFQFGWFAHPITYGDYPQSMRRYVGEQLPKFTKAQSEALKGSHDYIGVNYYTARYVDESTSPFTTLNLSYTTDCHCNLTAEKDGIPIGQPTAVSWLYIYPRGIRDLMRYVKKKYEDPTIYLTENGMADANNKSLPIEDALMDRLRTSYFQLHLSNLSKAIEEGVNVRGYFAWGFLDDFEWAEGYTTRYGLTFVDYGNGLKRYLKHSACWFKSFLRKDNDAGRDYSSRGDAWDIYCLHPHRPASSI, from the exons ATGAGGCTGAAGGAGGGACACCCACATGGCTATCTTCACGCCGCCTCTCCCGGCGTCTCCGCCTCCTGGTGCATCAGCTTGTTGATGATCACGGCCACTTTCTTGGGTGGCAGCTGCGGTGGCCGCGGGTATCCTAGTGTGGCTGATGGGGAGGATAACGAGATCATCAACCGGGCGAGCTTCCCATCGGATTTCGTATTTGGAGTGGGTTCGAGCGCCTACCAG TCTGAAGGAGCAGCGGACCAACAGGGAAGAGGGCTGAGCATTTGGGACACCTTCACCAAACTTTATCCAG AAAAGATCAGCGACCACTCTTCCGGTTTGATAGCTGATGAATTCTACTACCGCTTCCAG GAGGACATAAAGTTGTTGAAAGCAATGGGATGGGACTTCTTCAGATTCTCCATCTCGTGGCCTCGTATTGCACCTC ATGGGAAGATAAGCAAGGGAGTAAATGAACAAGGCGTCGCCTTCTACAACAATCTCATCGACAACCTCCTCGCTGAGG GCATCCAACGTTTTGTGACATTGTTCCATTGGGATGTTCCCCAAGCACTTGAAGATGAGTACGGCGGGTTCCTGAGTCTTAATATCGT ggaGGATTACATTGGCTATGTAAACTTTTGCTTTCGAGAATATGGTGATAGAGTGAAGCATTGGACGACAATCAACGAGCCCAATTACTTTACTATATTTGGGTACGCGACCGGCTCCTATGCACCTGGTCGATGTTCTATTTACATTAATAACTACACAACCGGAAACTCGGCAACAGAACCTTACATCGTTGGGCACCATTTGCTTCTTTCGCACGCTGCAGCGGTGCAACTGTATAGGAACAAGTATCAG GCTGctcaaaatgggaaaataggCATGGTAATTGCAAGTTTCTGGATGACCCCAAAGTATTCGACCAACATCAGTAGGAAGGCTGCCTCTAGAGCTCTTGACTTTCAGTTTGGATG GTTCGCTCATCCTATCACCTATGGTGACTACCCGCAGTCGATGAGGAGATATGTGGGTGAACAGTTACCCAAATTCACAAAAGCACAGTCGGAGGCGCTAAAAGGTTCTCATGACTACATTGGCGTAAATTACTACACAGCGAGATACGTAGATGAATCCACATCCCCTTTCACCACTCTCAACCTAAGTTACACCACCGATTGCCATTGTAATTTGACCG CTGAGAAAGATGGCATTCCAATCGGCCAACCG ACTGCTGTGTCCTGGCTGTACATATACCCAAGAGGTATCAGAGATTTGATGCGCTACGTGAAGAAAAAGTACGAGGATCCGACCATTTACTTGACCGAGAATG GAATGGCAGACGCAAATAACAAATCGCTACCGATTGAAGATGCGCTTATGGATAGATTGAGAACGAGTTACTTTCAGCTGCACCTCTCAAATCTGTCCAAGGCGATCGA GGAAGGAGTGAATGTAAGAGGATACTTCGCGTGGGGTTTCCTGGACGACTTCGAGTGGGCAGAGGGTTATACGACCCGGTACGGCCTCACGTTCGTGGATTACGGGAACGGACTGAAGCGATACCTGAAGCACTCGGCGTGTTGGTTTAAGAGTTTCCTACGGAAGGACAACGATGCAGGCCGTGACTACTCCTCGCGTGGCGATGCCTGGGACATTTATTGCTTGCATCCTCATCGGCCGGCTTCATCAATATAA
- the LOC115753099 gene encoding pentatricopeptide repeat-containing protein At3g53170 isoform X1, translating to MRSFSLDTTGLRFASQVSTTPATRSTKFRSELRNTHYPPFILGRSSRRSSSSGSVGLQRKTQKDLSRILRTESAIKEIERKANSKKYNNLWPKAVLEALDEAISENRYESALKIFSLLRKQHWYEPRCQTYAKLLMMLGKCRQPEQAGLLFELMLAEGLKPTVDVYTALVSAYGHSGRIDEALSTLEAMKSVSDCKPNVYTYTILVNCCMKFHQFDLIEQILSEMSYLGISCSTVTYNTMVDGYGKAEMFEQMEKSLTDMIDGGSCLPDVFTLNSVVGAYGKSGQIDKMEKWYEEFQLMGVRPDIITFNTLIGSYGKAGLYEKMSSVLDYMEKRFFSPTTATYNVIIDIYGKAGDVEKMEEYFKKMKHQGMKPTSVTYCSLVSAYSKSGLIMKVDLILRQVDNSDVVLDTPFFNCIINAYGQAGDIEKMRELFLSMKETKCSPDTITYATMIQTYIALGMTEAAEDLENNIIRSKDHPGLFSDYLWCLDIKAHLIPIWGINLGMSVG from the exons ATGCGATCTTTCTCCTTAGACACCACGGGCCTGCGTTTCGCATCCCAAGTTTCCACAACCCCCGCCACTCGTTCGACGAAATTCCGAAGTGAGCTTCGCAACACTCACTACCCACCATTTATACTTGGTCGGTCATCTAGACGGAGCTCGTCATCGGGTAGCGTGGGCCTGCAGAGGAAAACCCAGAAGGATCTTTCTCGGATACTGAGGACAGAGTCGGCTATCAAGGAGATTGAGAGGAAGGCCAACTCCAAGAAGTACAACAATTTGTGGCCTAAAGCCGTATTGGAGGCCCTGGATGAGGCTATTAGTGAAAACCGTTACGAGTCTGCTCTTAAG ATATTCAGCCTTCTTCGTAAGCAGCACTGGTATGAGCCAAGATGCCAAACGTATGCAAAGCTTCTGATGATGCTTGGCAAGTGCAGGCAGCCTGAGCAGGCAGGTTTGCTTTTTGAGCTTATGCTGGCGGAAGGGCTTAAACCTACTGTCGATGTTTATACGGCTCTCGTCAGTGCTTATGGTCATAGTGGCCGAATCGACGAGGCATTATCTACTCTGGAAGCAATGAAGTCCGTCTCAGATTGCAAGCCCAATGTGTACACATACACTATTCTCGTGAATTGTTGCATGAAGTTCCATCAGTTTGATCTGATTGAACAAATACTTTCTGAGATGTCATATCTCGGAATAAGTTGCAGCACCGTCACATACAATACTATGGTCGATGGATATGGCAAGGCTGAAATGTTTGAACAGATGGAGAAGTCATTGACAGACATGATTGACGGTGGTTCCTGTCTTCCTGATGTTTTCACTCTTAATTCGGTTGTGGGGGCTTATGGGAAGAGTGGACAGATTGATAAGATGGAGAAGTGGTATGAGGAATTTCAACTCATGGGTGTGAGGCCTGATATTATTACATTCAATACCCTGATTGGATCATATGGGAAGGCAGGGCTTTATGAGAAGATGAGTTCTGTTCTTGATTATATGGAGAAAAGGTTCTTTTCGCCTACAACTGCAACCTACAATGTAATCATTGACATCTATGGAAAAGCTGGCGATGTGGAAAAGATGGAAGAATACTTCAAGAAAATGAAGCATCAGGGAATGAAGCCTACCTCTGTCACGTACTGCTCTCTGGTTAGTGCATACAGTAAATCTGGACTGATCATGAAGGTGGATTTGATCTTGAGGCAAGTCGATAATTCGGATGTGGTGCTGGATACTCCTTTCTTCAACTGCATCATTAATGCATATGGTCAAGCTGGGGACATTGAAAAGATGAGGGAATTGTTCTTGTCAATGAAAGAGACAAAATGCTCACCTGATACTATCACTTATGCCACCATGATCCAAACATACATTGCCCTAGGCATGACTGAGGCTGCTGAAGATTTGGAGAACAACATAATAAGATCCAAGGACCATCCAG GATTGTTTTCAGATTACCTTTGGTGTCTGGATATCAAAGCTCACCTCATCCCCATCTGGGGCATCAACCTGGGAATGTCAGTTGGCTGA
- the LOC115753099 gene encoding pentatricopeptide repeat-containing protein At3g53170 isoform X2, whose product MRSFSLDTTGLRFASQVSTTPATRSTKFRSELRNTHYPPFILGRSSRRSSSSGSVGLQRKTQKDLSRILRTESAIKEIERKANSKKYNNLWPKAVLEALDEAISENRYESALKIFSLLRKQHWYEPRCQTYAKLLMMLGKCRQPEQAGLLFELMLAEGLKPTVDVYTALVSAYGHSGRIDEALSTLEAMKSVSDCKPNVYTYTILVNCCMKFHQFDLIEQILSEMSYLGISCSTVTYNTMVDGYGKAEMFEQMEKSLTDMIDGGSCLPDVFTLNSVVGAYGKSGQIDKMEKWYEEFQLMGVRPDIITFNTLIGSYGKAGLYEKMSSVLDYMEKRFFSPTTATYNVIIDIYGKAGDVEKMEEYFKKMKHQGMKPTSVTYCSLVSAYSKSGLIMKVDLILRQVDNSDVVLDTPFFNCIINAYGQAGDIEKMRELFLSMKETKCSPDTITYATMIQTYIALGMTEAAEDLENNIIRSKDHPASSFFGLC is encoded by the exons ATGCGATCTTTCTCCTTAGACACCACGGGCCTGCGTTTCGCATCCCAAGTTTCCACAACCCCCGCCACTCGTTCGACGAAATTCCGAAGTGAGCTTCGCAACACTCACTACCCACCATTTATACTTGGTCGGTCATCTAGACGGAGCTCGTCATCGGGTAGCGTGGGCCTGCAGAGGAAAACCCAGAAGGATCTTTCTCGGATACTGAGGACAGAGTCGGCTATCAAGGAGATTGAGAGGAAGGCCAACTCCAAGAAGTACAACAATTTGTGGCCTAAAGCCGTATTGGAGGCCCTGGATGAGGCTATTAGTGAAAACCGTTACGAGTCTGCTCTTAAG ATATTCAGCCTTCTTCGTAAGCAGCACTGGTATGAGCCAAGATGCCAAACGTATGCAAAGCTTCTGATGATGCTTGGCAAGTGCAGGCAGCCTGAGCAGGCAGGTTTGCTTTTTGAGCTTATGCTGGCGGAAGGGCTTAAACCTACTGTCGATGTTTATACGGCTCTCGTCAGTGCTTATGGTCATAGTGGCCGAATCGACGAGGCATTATCTACTCTGGAAGCAATGAAGTCCGTCTCAGATTGCAAGCCCAATGTGTACACATACACTATTCTCGTGAATTGTTGCATGAAGTTCCATCAGTTTGATCTGATTGAACAAATACTTTCTGAGATGTCATATCTCGGAATAAGTTGCAGCACCGTCACATACAATACTATGGTCGATGGATATGGCAAGGCTGAAATGTTTGAACAGATGGAGAAGTCATTGACAGACATGATTGACGGTGGTTCCTGTCTTCCTGATGTTTTCACTCTTAATTCGGTTGTGGGGGCTTATGGGAAGAGTGGACAGATTGATAAGATGGAGAAGTGGTATGAGGAATTTCAACTCATGGGTGTGAGGCCTGATATTATTACATTCAATACCCTGATTGGATCATATGGGAAGGCAGGGCTTTATGAGAAGATGAGTTCTGTTCTTGATTATATGGAGAAAAGGTTCTTTTCGCCTACAACTGCAACCTACAATGTAATCATTGACATCTATGGAAAAGCTGGCGATGTGGAAAAGATGGAAGAATACTTCAAGAAAATGAAGCATCAGGGAATGAAGCCTACCTCTGTCACGTACTGCTCTCTGGTTAGTGCATACAGTAAATCTGGACTGATCATGAAGGTGGATTTGATCTTGAGGCAAGTCGATAATTCGGATGTGGTGCTGGATACTCCTTTCTTCAACTGCATCATTAATGCATATGGTCAAGCTGGGGACATTGAAAAGATGAGGGAATTGTTCTTGTCAATGAAAGAGACAAAATGCTCACCTGATACTATCACTTATGCCACCATGATCCAAACATACATTGCCCTAGGCATGACTGAGGCTGCTGAAGATTTGGAGAACAACATAATAAGATCCAAGGACCATCCAG CAAGCTCATTTTTCGGTCTCTGCTAA
- the LOC115753099 gene encoding pentatricopeptide repeat-containing protein At3g53170 isoform X3 codes for MRSFSLDTTGLRFASQVSTTPATRSTKFRSELRNTHYPPFILGRSSRRSSSSGSVGLQRKTQKDLSRILRTESAIKEIERKANSKKYNNLWPKAVLEALDEAISENRYESALKIFSLLRKQHWYEPRCQTYAKLLMMLGKCRQPEQAGLLFELMLAEGLKPTVDVYTALVSAYGHSGRIDEALSTLEAMKSVSDCKPNVYTYTILVNCCMKFHQFDLIEQILSEMSYLGISCSTVTYNTMVDGYGKAEMFEQMEKSLTDMIDGGSCLPDVFTLNSVVGAYGKSGQIDKMEKWYEEFQLMGVRPDIITFNTLIGSYGKAGLYEKMSSVLDYMEKRFFSPTTATYNVIIDIYGKAGDVEKMEEYFKKMKHQGMKPTSVTYCSLVSAYSKSGLIMKVDLILRQVDNSDVVLDTPFFNCIINAYGQAGDIEKMRELFLSMKETKCSPDTITYATMIQTYIALGMTEAAEDLENNIIRSKDHPGMKLIGC; via the exons ATGCGATCTTTCTCCTTAGACACCACGGGCCTGCGTTTCGCATCCCAAGTTTCCACAACCCCCGCCACTCGTTCGACGAAATTCCGAAGTGAGCTTCGCAACACTCACTACCCACCATTTATACTTGGTCGGTCATCTAGACGGAGCTCGTCATCGGGTAGCGTGGGCCTGCAGAGGAAAACCCAGAAGGATCTTTCTCGGATACTGAGGACAGAGTCGGCTATCAAGGAGATTGAGAGGAAGGCCAACTCCAAGAAGTACAACAATTTGTGGCCTAAAGCCGTATTGGAGGCCCTGGATGAGGCTATTAGTGAAAACCGTTACGAGTCTGCTCTTAAG ATATTCAGCCTTCTTCGTAAGCAGCACTGGTATGAGCCAAGATGCCAAACGTATGCAAAGCTTCTGATGATGCTTGGCAAGTGCAGGCAGCCTGAGCAGGCAGGTTTGCTTTTTGAGCTTATGCTGGCGGAAGGGCTTAAACCTACTGTCGATGTTTATACGGCTCTCGTCAGTGCTTATGGTCATAGTGGCCGAATCGACGAGGCATTATCTACTCTGGAAGCAATGAAGTCCGTCTCAGATTGCAAGCCCAATGTGTACACATACACTATTCTCGTGAATTGTTGCATGAAGTTCCATCAGTTTGATCTGATTGAACAAATACTTTCTGAGATGTCATATCTCGGAATAAGTTGCAGCACCGTCACATACAATACTATGGTCGATGGATATGGCAAGGCTGAAATGTTTGAACAGATGGAGAAGTCATTGACAGACATGATTGACGGTGGTTCCTGTCTTCCTGATGTTTTCACTCTTAATTCGGTTGTGGGGGCTTATGGGAAGAGTGGACAGATTGATAAGATGGAGAAGTGGTATGAGGAATTTCAACTCATGGGTGTGAGGCCTGATATTATTACATTCAATACCCTGATTGGATCATATGGGAAGGCAGGGCTTTATGAGAAGATGAGTTCTGTTCTTGATTATATGGAGAAAAGGTTCTTTTCGCCTACAACTGCAACCTACAATGTAATCATTGACATCTATGGAAAAGCTGGCGATGTGGAAAAGATGGAAGAATACTTCAAGAAAATGAAGCATCAGGGAATGAAGCCTACCTCTGTCACGTACTGCTCTCTGGTTAGTGCATACAGTAAATCTGGACTGATCATGAAGGTGGATTTGATCTTGAGGCAAGTCGATAATTCGGATGTGGTGCTGGATACTCCTTTCTTCAACTGCATCATTAATGCATATGGTCAAGCTGGGGACATTGAAAAGATGAGGGAATTGTTCTTGTCAATGAAAGAGACAAAATGCTCACCTGATACTATCACTTATGCCACCATGATCCAAACATACATTGCCCTAGGCATGACTGAGGCTGCTGAAGATTTGGAGAACAACATAATAAGATCCAAGGACCATCCAG GCATGAAGTTGATTGGATGCTAG
- the LOC115753098 gene encoding polyamine oxidase 1, whose amino-acid sequence MDPPSRSSVVIVGAGVSGISAAKILAENGVENIVILEATDRIGGRIRKEVFGGVSVELGAGWIVGVGGEVPNPVWELAAKSSLRTCFSDYSNARYNIYDRSGKIFPSGLAADSYKKAVDSAIEKLRNQQETDRGGDFCRDTEPPSTPKTPIDLAIDFILHDFEMPEVQPISTFLDYGEREFLVADERGYEDLLYKMAQDFLFTSEGKILDSRLQLNKVVREIQNSRSGVTLTTEDGCVYDANYAILSVSIGVLQSDLISFRPSMPRWKMEAIEKLDVMVYTKIFLKFPYKFWPCGPEREFFIYAHERRGYYTFWQHMENAYPGSNILVVTLTNGESKRVENQSDEETLKESMEVLRDMFGPNIPNATDILVPRWWNNRFQRGSYSNYPAIVNHQVVQSIKAPVGRIFFTGEHTSERFNGYVHGGYLAGIDTSKALLEEMRKEKERNSQNQSFLLEPLLALTLAQTDSSVSGSVQHKSDIPKHLHLSGKLSIPRPIL is encoded by the exons ATGGATCCACCGTCTCGCTCCTCCGTGGTCATCGTCGGCGCTGGCGTCTCCG GTATTTCTGCGGCCAAGATTCTGGCGGAGAACGGCGTGGAGAACATCGTCATACTGGAGGCGACGGACCGAATCGGAGGCAGGATCCGTAAGGAAGTTTTCGGAGGCGTGTCGGTGGAGCTCGGCGCCGGCTGGATCGTCGGCGTCGGCGGCGAGGTGCCGAATCCTGTTTGGGAGCTTGCCGCCAAATCTTCGCTTCGGACGTGCTTCTCCGATTACAGTAATGCTCGCTATAACATCTACGATCGCAG tgGGAAGATATTCCCGAGTGGACTTGCCGCTGACTCGTACAAAAAGGCAGTGGACTCGGCTATTGAGAAGTTGAGAAACCAGCAGGAAACGGATCGTGGTGGCGACTTCTGCAGAGATACAGAACCTCCTTC GACGCCGAAGACGCCTATTGATCTCGCCATCGACTTCATTCTTCACGACTTCGAGATGCCAG AGGTCCAGCCTATATCGACTTTTCTTGATTATGGGGAACGAGAGTTTTTAGTGGCGGACGAGAGGGGATATGAGGATTTGCTATACAAAATGGCgcaagattttctttttacgtCAGAGGGCAAGATTTTGGACAGTCGTCTTCAACTCAATAAG GTTGTCCGGGAAATACAAAACTCGAGAAGTGGAGTCACTCTTACTACGGAAGACGGTTGTGTCTACGATGCCAATTACGCAATTTTGTCCGTTAGCATTGGAGTTCTCCAGAGCGACCTCATCTCGTTCAGGCCATCAATGCCC AGATGGAAGATGGAGGCGATAGAGAAGCTTGACGTGATGGTTTACACGAAAATCTTCCTAAAGTTTCCGTATAAGTTCTGGCCTTGCGGACCCGAGAGAGAGTTCTTCATATATGCACACGAACGGAGAGGTTATTACACATTTTGGCAG CACATGGAGAATGCATACCCTGGTTCCAATATTCTGGTTGTAACATTGACAAATGGGGAGTCAAAGCGTGTGGAGAATCAATCTGATGAAGAAACACTGAAAGAGTCTATGGAGGTGCTCAGGGACATGTTTGGGCCCAATATACCTAATGCCACTGATATACTCGTGCCCCGCTGGTGGAATAACAGGTTCCAGCGGGGCAGCTACAGCAACTACCCCGCCATCGTTAATCATCAGGTCGTTCAAAGCATTAAG GCACCAGTAGGACGCATCTTTTTCACTGGTGAGCACACAAGTGAGAGATTCAACGGTTATGTACATGGTGGATACCTTGCAG GCATAGACACGAGTAAAGCTTTGTTGGAGGAGAtgaggaaggagaaggaaaggaaTAGCCAGAATCAGTCGTTTTTGTTAGAGCCCTTGTTAGCATTGACTTTAGCACAGACGGATTCATCAGTCTCTGGAAGCGTACAACATAAATCTGATATCCCTAAACATTTGCATCTCAGTGGCAAGCTTAGCATTCCAAGACCCATCTTATGA